In Marinicauda algicola, one DNA window encodes the following:
- a CDS encoding MerR family transcriptional regulator — translation MPDQNRSIGQLSKLSGVKITTIRYYESIGLLPEPGRTSGGQRVYDEASSNRLLFIRQCRDLGFPIEAIRELIDLQLTPNADCLEVDRVARHHLGEVDKRLKQLRALKKELKDMIVSCAGGEVATCTIMESITKATR, via the coding sequence ATGCCAGACCAAAACCGTTCAATTGGGCAGTTATCAAAACTCTCCGGGGTAAAAATCACGACAATACGGTATTATGAGTCTATCGGACTGCTCCCTGAACCGGGACGCACATCAGGTGGACAGCGAGTTTATGACGAAGCGTCGTCCAATAGGCTGCTCTTTATTCGGCAATGCCGTGATCTCGGCTTTCCAATCGAAGCCATTAGGGAACTCATTGACCTTCAATTGACTCCTAATGCAGATTGCCTGGAAGTAGACCGAGTTGCCCGTCACCATCTTGGAGAAGTGGACAAGCGTCTGAAGCAATTGCGCGCCCTTAAAAAGGAATTGAAAGATATGATTGTGTCCTGTGCCGGAGGCGAAGTAGCGACGTGCACGATAATGGAGAGCATCACCAAAGCAACACGTTGA
- a CDS encoding type IV toxin-antitoxin system AbiEi family antitoxin domain-containing protein, producing the protein MAGLLLSPARRMPINVLHNLGQKCILSENMKHASSHPVTQQDRLLAYLRDHDIARAFELREIGVSATAISRAVEAGNVVRIGRGLYQAADAEADLNTNLAEVAKRAPRSVICLLSALAFHGLTDQLPRKVWFAIGAKDWEPSIAYPPVRVVRFREPYFSDGIETHRIGGTQVRIYSVPKSIADAFRNPKLVDRSVAIEALKAALDQRKATPAVLMQAAADYGAARIMRPYLEALTSNG; encoded by the coding sequence ATGGCCGGACTGCTCTTATCACCGGCTCGACGAATGCCAATCAATGTGTTACATAACCTCGGACAGAAATGCATCTTGTCCGAGAATATGAAACACGCCTCTTCACACCCCGTCACCCAGCAGGACAGGCTCCTCGCCTATCTCCGCGATCACGACATCGCCCGCGCTTTCGAGCTGCGGGAGATCGGCGTCAGCGCCACCGCGATCTCAAGGGCGGTGGAAGCCGGCAACGTGGTCCGGATTGGTCGCGGCCTCTATCAGGCAGCCGATGCGGAAGCAGACCTCAACACCAATCTGGCGGAAGTCGCCAAGCGGGCACCGCGGTCGGTCATCTGCCTTCTCTCCGCACTGGCCTTTCATGGTCTAACAGACCAACTCCCCCGCAAGGTCTGGTTTGCGATTGGCGCGAAGGACTGGGAGCCGTCGATCGCCTATCCGCCCGTGCGCGTCGTCAGGTTCCGCGAGCCCTATTTTTCGGACGGCATCGAGACACACAGGATCGGCGGAACGCAGGTGCGCATCTATTCCGTGCCAAAATCGATTGCAGATGCTTTCCGCAATCCGAAACTGGTCGATCGGTCGGTTGCGATCGAGGCGCTCAAGGCGGCCCTCGATCAACGCAAGGCCACGCCGGCCGTCCTGATGCAGGCCGCTGCGGACTATGGCGCCGCCAGGATCATGCGCCCCTATCTGGAGGCGCTGACCTCGAATGGCTAA
- a CDS encoding nucleotidyl transferase AbiEii/AbiGii toxin family protein, translating to MAKSPTNIATSVRQRLLNLARSEGRDFQTLLVAFGLERLIFRLSKSPHRDKFVLKGGMLVTLWTTDPGRFTRDIDFLAFGETGDAALTTIFAEILALDAGDGLEFSIDTITTTDIREDQVYGGKRLRTVAHLGKTEIPITIDLGFGDALPDPHYEIEYGSILDFEAARIRAYSPATVIAEKFQAVVALGLINGRMKDFYDLWAIPKATEIDPADLRAAIAATFERRNTPVPTEAPQGLSVAFAEDAAKARQWLTYAEGTELKGVPLGTVLADIWTYLRAALDIN from the coding sequence ATGGCTAAGTCACCAACGAACATCGCAACTTCGGTTCGCCAGCGCCTCCTGAACCTTGCCCGGTCAGAGGGCCGCGACTTCCAGACGCTGCTTGTGGCGTTTGGCCTGGAACGGCTGATCTTTCGCCTCTCCAAATCTCCGCACCGTGACAAGTTTGTCCTGAAGGGCGGAATGCTGGTCACCCTCTGGACCACCGATCCCGGCCGCTTCACACGCGACATTGATTTCCTCGCGTTCGGCGAAACCGGCGATGCAGCGCTGACCACCATTTTTGCGGAAATCTTGGCACTCGACGCCGGCGACGGTCTTGAGTTCAGCATCGACACCATCACCACGACAGACATACGCGAAGATCAGGTCTATGGCGGCAAACGACTGCGAACGGTGGCCCATCTCGGCAAGACAGAAATTCCGATCACCATTGATCTTGGCTTCGGTGACGCCCTGCCCGATCCACACTATGAGATCGAATACGGATCGATCCTCGATTTCGAAGCCGCACGCATACGCGCCTATTCACCTGCCACGGTGATCGCCGAGAAGTTCCAGGCGGTCGTCGCGCTCGGTCTCATCAACGGCCGCATGAAAGACTTCTACGATCTCTGGGCCATCCCGAAGGCGACCGAAATTGATCCGGCAGACCTGCGTGCAGCCATCGCGGCCACGTTCGAACGCCGAAACACACCTGTCCCGACGGAGGCGCCCCAAGGTCTCTCCGTTGCATTCGCTGAAGATGCGGCGAAGGCCAGGCAATGGCTGACCTACGCTGAAGGTACGGAACTCAAAGGCGTCCCGCTAGGCACGGTCTTGGCCGATATCTGGACCTATCTGAGAGCAGCCCTCGACATAAACTGA
- a CDS encoding IS481 family transposase, with product MNSDQREIQRKLRVLQHADRNGDVSKTCRYFGIGRASFYRWRKAYADKGDAGLLVARSVPHNHPNKMPPEVEDKILHLRRTYHLGPIRIVWYLERYHAIKVSDAGVYRTLKRHGLNRLPRGTRLRKVHTQRYNKQVPGHHIQMDVKFLIFRGKQGQKVKRYQYTAIDDATRVRALKVYKRHTQASAIDFVDHIVEKFPFRIQQIRTDNGHEFQAKFHWHVEDKGIRHVYIKPSSPQLNGKVERSHRSDQQEFYQLLSYKDDVDLEAKLDEWERFYNFARPHGAFGGKTPYEALRERL from the coding sequence ATGAACAGCGATCAGCGAGAGATTCAACGCAAACTTCGGGTTTTGCAGCATGCCGACAGAAACGGTGATGTGAGCAAGACATGTCGGTATTTCGGGATCGGGCGTGCGAGCTTTTATCGATGGCGCAAAGCCTATGCAGACAAGGGTGATGCCGGCCTGCTTGTCGCCCGTTCTGTGCCACATAATCATCCCAACAAGATGCCACCTGAGGTCGAAGACAAGATCCTTCATCTTCGACGAACGTATCATCTCGGACCGATCCGGATCGTCTGGTACCTTGAGCGCTATCACGCCATCAAAGTATCCGACGCAGGAGTCTATCGCACCCTCAAGCGTCATGGACTGAACCGCCTGCCTCGGGGGACCCGATTGAGAAAGGTGCACACCCAGCGCTACAACAAGCAGGTGCCGGGCCATCATATCCAGATGGATGTCAAGTTCCTGATCTTCAGAGGAAAACAGGGCCAGAAGGTCAAGCGTTACCAGTACACAGCGATTGACGACGCCACGCGGGTGCGCGCCTTGAAAGTTTACAAGCGCCACACTCAGGCGAGCGCCATCGATTTCGTGGATCACATCGTCGAGAAGTTTCCATTCCGCATCCAACAGATACGCACCGACAATGGTCATGAGTTCCAGGCCAAGTTCCATTGGCATGTCGAGGACAAGGGTATCCGCCACGTTTACATCAAGCCGAGCAGCCCTCAGCTCAACGGCAAAGTGGAGCGCTCACATCGATCAGACCAGCAGGAGTTCTACCAGTTGTTGTCGTACAAAGACGATGTCGATCTGGAAGCCAAGCTCGACGAATGGGAGCGCTTCTATAACTTCGCCAGACCACATGGAGCCTTTGGAGGAAAAACACCTTACGAGGCGCTCCGGGAACGGCTATAA